One stretch of Caloenas nicobarica isolate bCalNic1 chromosome 2, bCalNic1.hap1, whole genome shotgun sequence DNA includes these proteins:
- the MYD88 gene encoding myeloid differentiation primary response protein MyD88 → MAAAPDRGPATQPGPGPGPVPSPPDLHSVPMVALNYGVRRRLGLYLNPRAAAAADWTALAEALGCEYLEIRRLEGRPDPTAALLEEWQGRCPGGATVGRLLDLLRSLGRHDVLLELADSVEEDCRKYLQRKQEQADQPLQVPAVDSSVPKTSEMVGITTRDDPYGNGTEMFDAFICYCQKDLQFVQEMIRELEQTEFKLKLCVFDRDVLPGTCVWSISGELIERRCRRMVVVVSDDYLESDECDFQTKFALSLSPGARSKRLIPVKYKSMKNEFPSILRFITICDYTNPCTKKWFWMRLAKSLMLP, encoded by the exons ATGGCCGCAGCGCCAGATCGCGGCCCGGCcacccagcccggccccggccccggccccgtcCCGTCGCCGCCCGACCTGCACTCCGTGCCCATGGTAGCGCTGAACTACGGCGTGCGGCGCCGCCTCGGCCTCTACCTCAacccgcgggcggcggcggccgccgacTGGACGGCGCTGGCGGAGGCGCTGGGCTGCGAGTACCTGGAGATCCGGCGGCTGGAGGGGCGGCCCGACCCCACGGCCGCGCTGCTGGAGGAATGGCAGGGCCGCTGCCCCGGCGGGGCCACCGTCGGCCGCCTGCTCGACCTCCTGCGGAGCCTGGGCCGCCACGacgtgctgctggagctggcgGACAGCGTGG AGGAGGACTGTCGAAAGTACTTGCAGAGGAAGCAGGAGCAGGCCGACCAGCCGCTTCAGGTGCCAGCGGTAGACAGCAGCGTGCCGAAGACGTCGGAGATGGTGGGCATCACCACCAGGGACGATCCGTACG GGAACGGAACAGAGATGTTTGATGCCTTCATCTGCTACTGTCAGAAAGACCTTCAGTTTGTCCAGGAGATGATCAGGGAGCTGGAACAAACAGAGTTCAAACTGAAGCTCTGTGTATTTGATCGAGATGTCTTGCCAGGAACGTGTGTGTGGTCCATCAGCGGAGAACTTATAGAAAGGAG GTGTCGGAGGATGGTGGTCGTGGTTTCAGATGATTACCTAGAAAGTGATGAATGTGATTTTCAGACCAAATTTGCTCTTAGTCTTTCCCCAG GTGCTCGTTCCAAACGGCTGATTCCTGTCAAATACAAAAGCATGAAGAACGAGTTTCCAAGTATCTTACGGTTCATTACAATTTGTGATTACACCAATCCTTGCACCAAAAAATGGTTCTGGATGAGACTGGCAAAATCCCTCATGCTGCCGTGA